In Toxoplasma gondii ME49 chromosome X, whole genome shotgun sequence, a single genomic region encodes these proteins:
- a CDS encoding hypothetical protein (encoded by transcript TGME49_215347): protein MCTAFCIMLRVQQSMRWCSTRKDFTSVGCGRQLPSNMFGAFGVKETAVPAPFTALPNYLSHPSTTAGLLYQTLLRDSCSSQVKQCLIDREPEHPLLRLYRTICPKAIGTGDTPTHAPLRSAS, encoded by the exons ATGTGCACCGCATTCTGCATCATGCTCAGAGTGCAACAGAGTATGCGCTGGTGTAGCACACGAAAAGATTTTACTTCTGTGGGATGTGGTCGTCAGCTGCCCTCAAACATGTTCGGGGCTTTCGGAGTAAAGGAGACCGCCGTGCCCGCGCCTTTCACTGCGCTTCCGAACTACCTGTCCCATCCGTCGACCACTGCGGGGCTACTTTATCA GACACTTCTTCGTGATTCATGTTCGTCCCAAGTCAAGCAGTGCCTGATTGATAGGGAACCAGAGCACCCACTTCTCCGTCTTTACCGTACTATCTGTCCCAAGGCGATCGGTACAGGAGACACGCCAACACATGCGCCACTCCGCAGTGCCTCGTGA
- a CDS encoding hypothetical protein (encoded by transcript TGME49_215350), which yields MSSPCCVAIRRVARTTLESGRRQVDSKSTDVSPFFTGTQQMSLPSAGMVTKIRNFSSVKFMDQKRSGEETVYFKKEDEALLRNLLANHPEYDPKYSVDHMNAEVGSIARDITLACQKHGMKDPSAAFMKDLISIFGAHGYAKNSK from the exons ATGTCGTCGCCCTGCTGCGTTGCCATCCGGCGTGTCGCCAGAACTACACTGGAGAGTGGGCGACGCCAGGTAGACAGCAAATCAACAGatgtttctccctttttcacGGGTACACAGCAAATGAGCCTACCGTCAGCCGGCATGGTGACGAAAATTCGAAACTTCAGCAGTGTCAAATTCATGGACCAGAAGCGTtcaggagaagagactgtGTACTTCAAAAAAGAAG ATGAGGCTCTTTTGCGCAACCTGCTGGCGAACCATCCAGAATACGACCCAAAATATTCAGTGGATCACATGAACGCCGAGGTGGGTTCCATCGCGCGGGATATTACTCTAG CATGCCAGAAGCATGGCATGAAGGATCCCTCGGCTGCATTCATGAAGGACTTAATCTCGATTTTTGGTGCCCATGGATATGCTAAAAATTCGAAATAG
- a CDS encoding hypothetical protein (encoded by transcript TGME49_215360~Predicted trans-membrane domain (TMHMM2.0):68-87), producing the protein MGTDDWAAYAGGIDTGSVTTPEYIGVHEDDILPSPGRVSGEVHLSSRLSFSKGILAGNKDARTQKLKQLLRYVAGAAVIIGLVAIGVKTASVLREVSASQRATDEVKKQLENEITLDQAYLDRASDIEHRTEQKRAQITELGSHVPDESVDETPSRKRKSRIKKLNNIKNAFGSLGKNKRKKRQPLEGSLPPSGDTQQQMRPEVRASSSLAVAISDELQPSQQQMQPAMKDPSSWRAALSDDQLSSRLSDGSGQSSVAGSLRDPFRDVVAAIEDEMKHVEEEEVQWQKKHGSVYKKYKETIGMRNPEKGPHGQMWKMASELQVPGTHADAKQWIESSSRRNSQLAKAFFRRYFFPAATTVLNDREVDAQKGIASEREKLKELEKTTGNRDT; encoded by the coding sequence ATGGGTACCGACGATTGGGCAGCATATGCCGGTGGAATCGACACTGGATCTGTAACTACCCCTGAATACATTGGAGTACATGAGGACGACATTTTGCCTAGTCCCGGTAGAGTTAGTGGAGAAGTCCATCTATCTTCTAGACTCTCATTTTCGAAAGGCATCTTGGCAGGAAACAAAGATGCTCGTACACAGAAGCTGAAGCAGCTGCTACGTTACGTTGCAGGAGCCGCTGTAATTATTGGGTTAGTTGCAATCGGCGTGAAAACAGCATCGGTGCTGCGAGAGGTTTCCGCCAGTCAGCGGGCTACAGACGAAGTGAAGAAGCAGCTTGAGAACGAGATTACCCTTGATCAGGCATACCTGGATCGTGCAAGCGACATTGAACACCGAACTGAACAAAAACGAGCACAGATCACGGAGCTGGGGAGTCACGTTCCGGATGAATCTGTCGATGAAACTCCCTCACGAAAGCGCAAAAGCAGGATCAAGAAGTTGAATAATATCAAAAACGCATTTGGGTCTCTGGGAAAGAACAAACGCAAGAAGCGTCAGCCATTAGAGGGGTCGCTTCCTCCCTCGGGCGACACTCAACAGCAAATGCGACCCGAAGTGAGGGCCTCATCCTCGTTGGCAGTAGCGATCTCTGATGAACTACAGCCGTCACAGCAGCAAATGCAACCCGCGATGAAAGACCCATCCTCGTGGAGGGCAGCGCTCTCTGATGACCAGCTGTCGTCACGTTTATCTGACGGTTCAGGACAATCTTCAGTTGCTGGTAGCCTACGAGACCCGTTTCGTGATGTTGTCGCTGCAATTGAAGATGAAATGAAACATgtcgaagaggaggaggttCAGTGGCAAAAGAAGCACGGAAGCGTGTATAAGAAGTACAAGGAAACCATCGGAATGAGAAATCCCGAAAAAGGGCCTCATGGTCAAATGTGGAAGATGGCTTCAGAACTTCAAGTTCCGGGGACTCATGCTGATGCGAAGCAATGGATTGAATCGTCCAGTAGGAGGAATTCGCAGTTGGCCAAAGCATTTTTCCGCAGATACTTTTTTCCGGCAGCAACTACCGTGCTAAACGACAGAGAAGTTGACGCTCAGAAAGGAATAGCATCTGAGAGGGAAAAACTAAAAGAGCTAGAAAAAACCACGGGTAACCGCGATACATAA
- a CDS encoding hypothetical protein (encoded by transcript TGME49_215370) — translation MHRLHQRPPVDLKTQHDAGKSAVLTLAGSIGEILSSRVVLDLPYPKLFQNMTHPRCRVRWQTCCPYPDFSLLQRRHLHCGLESAASEMRVAAITRGAWATLEHLSLSCFLQSPQQRSLLRNRSGNGSSGVRDSGTHPVLASSPHVHCAISCSPPHRMAHFQKILRSRQLKRSLSVTRPPPKPVASCLAFRAAFLPQAPFSTGRSCGARGFSVARSPPTGAGTSLCHHHPSEASAEHCDRHGRQLCSSGTVGTFSLGRTSHIHGALETSSSEHVCDEAIADIPSSTESVTRQPYTPAQSSGGAEECVSPSSLFDGDIEEEDCPEDFLEGLYTSEIATHRHARIWLKPGLQSATHSLETNVCTDALTGERQKTSRSGTAVPRADEGMLTRQNGVLRLVPFREETLERDRGSYSESSYHGEDDLWSEEQDDMEFFPTGSASLSSSKNAGYGSPGTTLLSRLALAEREALKIPHRRVGEEMYGQWSERLARIQEAVSGPDLRSLAVDRRHLAPANSERGTTLSEAGKRFGYSGTRTSKNQATVGSPRRMRVLDLDSVSPGILHHSFMFLLVKHFPAEVCLKVLSRIAVYRDLHTQLAYENLIRDMSFLFTKHYETCTSTPHDLGPTLVAYVCRIVQTLSIAWGVNYVRRFGCFSKQFIVKQIERSANPRLFDFVRYAHKGGVKPLPPIVTHPHRLSSYVRLLDESSSKFYMYTHLKRHKQLPLQQQLHASPNPQVEGAADTEESFLRLDNLASSPQGNGLEEESLLPRAFVAAEKALQPAKRSLARQTEAGGRSGSLNAVSSGRKQGRRKPHFICREKEETCYRPPIYDLILAAEHLGIDYRDLQRRIQEEQEDDWGSDDGDEGARELRDLVDNDEVYKHIRDRYFRSQDTACATRDGDRSDDEMQDSSEEETDSDVDSDDVDELLIEISPDKAAEAMAKPHGKRQKGYSTSGRPTSRAHADTGGDTTSLAPGIRSTLRSTARLQTTRVAPSSLGSFGTAGSDPFEKQASADGETLECNASALVPTESDKKQWGWKWEFQQGGGRPRSFCATDEGDDDAAVAERWWGTSWGRNQTRFRYKGRSYGVVPGEGWKLLEDEGTLKLLRPKRRFGKHAPKRERRSMRRATLRRVRQQVLQHSPTATANGT, via the exons ATGCACCGGCTCCACCAGCGGCCACCGGTTGATCTTAAAACGCAGCATGACGCGGGAAAGTCCGCTGTGCTTACGCTTGCGGGATCCATCGGGGAGATTCTCAGCTCGCGTGTCGTTCTTGATTTACCTTACCCCAAGTTATTTCAGAACATGACACACCCTCGCTGCCGCGTTAGATGGCAAACATGCTGCCCCTATCCTGACTTTTCCTTACTTCAGCGTCGCCACCTGCATTGTGGTCTTGAGTCCGCAGCATCAGAGATGCGTGTCGCTGCAATCACTCGAGGCGCGTGGGCAACACTAGAGCATTTATCACTTTCATGTTTTCTTCAGAGCCCTCAGCAGAGAAGCCTGCTGCGCAACCGATCCGGTAACGGATCAAGCGGCGTGCGGGATAGCGGAACACATCCAGTTCTCGCGTCAAGCCCACATGTTCACTGTGCTATTAGTTGTTCGCCTCCACATCGTATGGCTCATTTTCAGAAAATTCTTCGGTCCCGGCAACTTAAACGATCTCTGTCTGTAACACGTCCGCCACCCAAGCCGGTGGCATCTTGCCTTGCATTTCGAGCTGCGTTCCTGCCGCAAGCCCCGTTTTCCACTGGTAGATCCTGTGGCGCGCGCGGGTTCTCAGTTGCCAGGTCACCGCCGACAGGTGCTGGCACTTCTCTCTGCCACCACCATCCGTCGGAGGCATCCGCTGAACACTGTGATCGGCATGGACGTCAGCTGTGCTCTTCTGGAACCGTAGGCACGTTTTCTTTGGGAAGAACCTCTCACATCCATGGTGCCCTAGAAACGTCTTCCTCGGAGCATGTATGTGATGAAGCGATAGCGGATATACCGTCTTCGACAGAATCCGTCACGCGTCAGCCGTATACTCCAGCGCAGTCCAGTGGGGGCGCGGAGGagtgtgtgtctccgtcttccctGTTTGATGGGGATatcgaggaagaggactGCCCAGAAGACTTTTTGGAGGGTTTATACACGTCTGAGATCGCCACTCACCGTCATGCACGCATTTGGCTTAAACCAGGTCTCCAGAGTGCGACGCATTCCTTGGAGACGAACGTATGCACAGATGCACTAaccggagagaggcagaagacctCGCGGAGCGGCACTGCGGTTCCTCGTGCGGATGAAGGCATGCTGACGCGTCAGAACGGGGTACTCAGATTGGTTCCATTTCGGGAGGAAACACTTGAACGGGACAGAGGTTCTTATTCTGAGTCGAGTTACCATGGCGAAGATGATTTGTGGTCTGAAGAACAGGATGACATGGAGTTTTTTCCCACCGGATCAGCATCCCTTTCCTCATCCAAAAACGCGGGATATGGGTCTCCTGGAACGAcgcttctttcgcgtttGGCGCTAGCAGAACGAGAGGCGTTAAAGATACCCCACCGGCGCGTGGGCGAAGAAATGTATGGACAGTGGAGCGAGAGACTCGCGCGCATTCAAGAAGCCGTTTCTGGACCTGATCTGCGTTCACTG GCTGTGGACCGTCGTCATTTGGCACCAGCCAACAGCGAAAGGGGCACCACCCTATCCGAAGCTGGAAAACGTTTTGGATACAGTGGCACGAGGACGTCTAAGAATCAGGCAACCGTCGGATCTCCTCGTCGGATGCGCGTGCTCGACCTGGATTCTGTGAGCCCTGGAATTCTTCATCACTCCTTtatgtttcttcttgtcaaGCATTTCCCAGCGGAAGTCTGTCTGAAGGTGCTAAGCAGAATTGCGGTTTACAGAGATCTCCACACGCAACTCGCGTACGAAAACCTGATTCGCGACATGAGCTTCCTGTTCACCAAGCACTACGAGACGTGCACATCCACACCACACGACCTCGGACCGACTTTGGTGGCCTACGTTTGCCGGATAGTGCAAACTCTCTCTATTGCCTGGGGCGTGAACTATGTCAGGAGATTTGGTTGTTTTTCCAAGCAGTTCATTGTCAAGCAGATCGAGAGAAGTGCGAATCCCCGCCTGTTCGACTTCGTTCGCTATGCGCATAAAGGAG GAGTGAAGCCGCTTCCACCGATAGTGACTCACCCTCATCGTTTATCATCATATGTACGGTTGCTTGATGAAAGCTCGTCAAAATTTTACATGTACACTCACTTGAAGCGCCACAAACAATTGCCCTTACAGCAGCAACTCCACGCTTCCCCTAATCCCCAGGTGGAAGGGGCGGCCGACACTGAGGAGAGCTTCTTACGGCTGGACAATCTGGCATCCTCCCCTCAAGGAAATGGATTGGAGGAAGAGTCGCTACTGCCCCGGGCATTCGTTGCTGCCGAGAAGGCTCTGCAGCCTGCGAAGAGAAGCCTTGCGAGGCAGACGGAGGCTGGGGGACGCAGCGGCAGCCTCAACGCTGTATCATCAGGGAGAAAAcaggggaggagaaaacCGCATTTCATATGtagggagaaggaagagacgtgTTACCGCCCCCCCATTTATGACTTGATCCTTGCGGCGGAGCACCTCGGGATAGACTACAGGGATCTGCAGCGGCGCATCCAGGAAGAGCAGGAGGATGACTGGGGTAGCGATGatggcgacgaaggcgcaaGAGAGCTGCGGGATCTCGTGGACAACGACGAGGTCTACAAGCACATTAGAGATCGTTATTTCCGAAGTCAGGACACGGCTTGCGCCACGAGAGATGGTGACCGGTCTGACGATGAAATGCAGGACTCCtcagaagaggagaccgaCAGCGATGTCGATTCAGACGACGTCGATGAGTTGCTGATCGAAATATCACCAGATAAAGCTGCAGAGGCAATGGCCAAGCCACACGGGAAGCGTCAGAAAGGGTACAGTACATCGGGCCGTCCGACGTCAAGAGCGCATGCTGACACCGGTGGGGACACAACATCCCTTGCGCCAGGGATCCGGTCCACACTAAGGTCTACGGCTCGCCTGCAGACAACTCGAGTCGCCCCTTCTTCCTTGGGTTCTTTCGGGACAGCTGGCAGTGATCCTTTCGAGAAGCAAGCGTCTGCGGATGGCGAAACGCTTGAGTGCAACGCGAGCGCCCTGGTACCGACGGAATCAGACAAAAAACAGTGGGGATGGAAGTGGGAGTTCCAGCAAGGTGGAGGGCGACCAAGATCCTTTTGCGCCACCGATGAAGGTGATGACGACGCGGCTGTAGCGGAACGCTGGTGGGGCACGTCTTGGGGAAGGAACCAAACAAGATTTCGATACAAGG GACGATCGTATGGCGTGGTTCCAGGAGAAGGGTGGAAGCTGCTCGAGGACGAAGGGACTTTGAAACTGCTGAGGCCGAAACGGAGATTCGGAAAGCATGCACCCAAACGAGAACGGCGTAGCATGCGTCGAGCAACCCTCAGACGAGTACGCCAGCAAGTGCTGCAGCATTCACCTACAGCTACGGCAAACGGAACGTAA
- a CDS encoding hypothetical protein (encoded by transcript TGME49_215380), with product MADKDSTPVAASVSAAADPHRPVADMAVSTDLPRHISGEMGDVHLRGEPVCSQTDDSLGSARGKKTTKTSQSALDRDTNRLTCEPTPSTLGEFGAQCETQSCHHDPEGGLAVQDNACGETQVTSSPEQHPVAKVEVLPVKEALADPTTANNSTEDLATFYVEGHGDSEDTQDTSTRGNKPTSLSNASESCRNAMSSGDRKSKSEDISADPHGVTKRTEKTTVFTKIWEQLEKRSQKNQCRDYNDHLDAPSNSEETSRVTRGLAPTGGTECTSVPTKEKGGEMNQPKLPSVSTGGPQDLQQPSQLGEHENDLDGADSERPSSAGVSKLRQIFEKHLPHPGKDFLMPLSPSSRKSRTTENVNEEPKPEPLWKQKQKARLAAAADVQTRVARAVDQPEKEDACSTMVKLSEDTEEHISAVCGPGVGALKEQFEKPRPPADKLTLSVVDHEVTAGCANIAKTKALLATIDIASRYGREYRPAKAHGTDGDHGDPGECDLPLWGDSEDCVSTKLPGTALHEAASEHEGQDWVHTSEHVEVSHHACSKIEALANAVGAAALNIGKAPPPNLIRRARHAPEVDAVQDVASSSAAQVSHEGESHAVEDQQREGALTVSGDPPEIEHDGGGRIGQEDLNVAPGTSPSETVLGVTHQTAEEEPSLPVPHAATEEQTDAGRVSRQESPLQDREASGAIETHQVPEGVERREETVPLEDEEQYEEALRLAPDDEEQQGELLIPVSGGAGGEVQSGEHHHELLSDDAMADSCKREEGYHGFAVDHDNHDVHSQVTDAAIEENEDLLAAEE from the coding sequence ATGGCGGATAAGGACAGCACTCCAGTGGCTGCAAGTGTTTCGGCTGCGGCTGATCCACACAGGCCAGTTGCCGACATGGCAGTGTCCACTGATTTGCCACGTCATATATCCGGCGAAATGGGAGATGTGCATCTTCGGGGAGAGCCTGTGTGCTCACAAACCGATGACAGCCTGGGGAGCGCTCGGGGAAAAAAAACTACAAAAACTTCTCAGTCTGCATTAGATAGAGACACCAACAGACTAACATGCGAGCCGACGCCATCCACTCTTGGTGAATTCGGAGCACAGTGTGAAACCCAAAGCTGTCATCACGACCCGGAAGGAGGACTTGCAGTACAGGACAATGCTTGCGGTGAGACACAGGTGACTTCTTCCCCCGAGCAGCATCCAGTGGCTAAAGTGGAGGTCTTGCCCGTGAAGGAAGCCTTGGCGGATCCAACGACCGCAAACAACTCAACAGAAGACCTTGCAACATTTTATGTTGAGGGACATGGTGACAGTGAAGATACACAAGACACGTCTACTCGAGGCAACAAACCTACCAGTCTGTCGAATGCTTCGGAATCTTGTCGAAACGCAATGtcaagcggagacagaaagagcaAATCAGAAGATATCAGTGCTGATCCTCACGGCGTCACCAAACGTACGGAGAAGACCACTGTGTTTACCAAAATTTGGGAGCAGCTCGAGAAGAGATCGCAAAAAAACCAGTGTCGTGATTATAACGACCATCTAGACGCACCATCAAATAGTGAAGAAACCTCGAGAGTGACAAGAGGTTTGGCGCCTACCGGTGGAACAGAATGCACGAGTGTACCGACTAAGGAAAAAGGCGGCGAGATGAATCAACCGAAGTTGCCGAGTGTCTCAACTGGTGGTCCTCAGGACCTTCAACAGCCAAGCCAACTGGGAGAGCATGAGAATGACTTGGATGGGGCAGATTCAGAACGGCCCAGTTCTGCCGGTGTGAGTAAGCTAAGACAGATATTTGAGAAACATTTGCCACATCCAGGAAAGGATTTTCTGATGCCTCTGTCCCCATCGTCTAGGAAGTCTAGAACAACAGAGAATGTGAACGAGGAACCTAAACCAGAGCCGCTgtggaagcagaagcagaaagcccGTCTTGCGGCAGCAGCAGACGTGCAAACGCGGGTGGCGAGGGCGGTTGACCagccagagaaagaagacgcttGTAGCACTATGGTAAAGCTTTCAGAGGATACCGAAGAGCACATCAGTGCCGTGTGTGGGCCAGGTGTGGGTGCCCTGAAGGAACAATTCGAGAAACCGAGACCTCCAGCAGATAAGTTGACGCTTTCAGTAGTTGATCATGAGGTGACAGCAGGATGTGCTAATATAGCGAAAACAAAGGCCCTACTAGCGACAATTGACATCGCCAGTCGTTATGGGCGCGAATATCGTCCGGCGAAAGCCCATGGCACCGACGGAGACCACGGCGACCCCGGAGAATGCGACCTTCCGTTATGGGGAGACAGTGAGGACTGCGTCTCGACAAAGCTTCCAGGGACAGCTTTGCATGAAGCAGCTAGTGAACACGAGGGACAAGATTGGGTGCACACATCCGAACACGTTGAGGTTTCTCACCACGCATGCTCAAAGATTGAGGCTCTTGCCAACGCAGTAGGTGCAGCGGCTCTGAACATTGGCAAGGCGCCGCCTCCCAATCTAATCAGGAGGGCCAGGCACGCGCCAGAGGTAGACGCTGTGCAGGACGTTGCATCATCTTCGGCTGCACAGGTGTCGCACGAAGGGGAGTCCCATGCAGTGGAGGACCAGCAACGCGAAGGAGCGTTGACTGTATCGGGAGATCCGCCCGAGATAGAACATGACGGTGGCGGCAGGATCGGCCAAGAGGATTTAAATGTGGCACCAGGGACTAGTCCTTCTGAAACAGTCTTAGGAGTGACGCATCAAACCGCAGAGGAGGAACCATCCTTGCCAGTACCTCATGCTGCCACGGAAGAACAGACTGACGCCGGGCGTGTGAGTCGTCAAGAATCGCCACTTCAGGACAGGGAGGCAAGCGGTGCAATCGAAACACATCAGGTACCCGAGGGCgtagagagacgagaagaaacagtgccactggaggacgaagagcaaTACGAAGAAGCACTGCGACTGGCACCTGATGATGAAGAACAGCAAGGGGAACTATTGATTCCGGTATCGGGTGGTGCGGGGGGGGAAGTTCAGTCTGGTGAACACCACCATGAACTACTCTCAGACGATGCAATGGCTGACAGCTGTAAACGAGAAGAGGGTTATCATGGATTTGCTGTCGATCATGATAATCATGACGTCCATTCGCAAGTTACTGACGCGGCAATAGAAGAGAATGAAGATTTACTGGCAGCAGAAGAGTAG